The Deinococcus sp. AJ005 genome includes a window with the following:
- a CDS encoding alcohol dehydrogenase catalytic domain-containing protein: MTGIDVKGQMLSWPFSGDGLDGVGIGGQPVSEAIPTPGPDGLLVRVDAVTLCASDGKMLRLGTNYPLLRGRDLAAQPTRLGHEVALTVMQVGRQRRGTYRVGQRLGLQPDVFVGGERRCFGVTLPGGLTEYLVLGRDVLEGDDGPYIFPVDGLDPDGRLSLADVAVTEPWACVEMAYQPRRRLHPLQGGRLWIHGDSAAGFVLPELPCGEVVLSGAARGYAKALGAQGHAVRIAELADVLSSSQTFDDIILLDPADRLPELALPLLSRGGLLNLSVSADNARRYETQVDASRLHYEPISLVGQAGPDVGAAYGEHRSDLRPGGTLLIHGAGGAMGRMHLERALSLPAPPSTIVATNRGAARLLELQTSFAGRAAERGLTLRLISPAQQPGLLEEEARRLGGFDDVVVNIPSVTEMQYAASFLRHDGLLALFAGIPEGQPLRLPLGNVARFRAEFTGTSGSSLADQRRVIQKTLCGELDATSVIAAVCGLRAAREGLAAVMDGRYTGKIIVYPPLLDLPLLGLEGLSVLAPTVHAHLNAGRWTKAAEKALFAQFARPEVQEAVRP; encoded by the coding sequence GTGACTGGTATTGATGTGAAGGGCCAGATGCTCTCATGGCCGTTTTCCGGCGACGGTTTGGACGGCGTGGGCATCGGCGGACAGCCCGTGTCGGAGGCCATTCCCACCCCCGGCCCTGATGGGCTGCTCGTCCGGGTGGACGCGGTGACGCTGTGCGCCTCGGACGGCAAGATGCTGCGGCTGGGTACCAACTATCCCCTGCTGCGCGGGCGTGACCTGGCGGCGCAACCGACCCGCCTGGGCCACGAAGTCGCGCTGACCGTAATGCAGGTAGGCCGGCAGCGGCGCGGAACGTACCGGGTGGGTCAGCGGCTGGGCCTGCAACCCGACGTCTTCGTGGGGGGCGAGCGCCGCTGCTTCGGGGTGACGCTGCCCGGCGGTCTGACGGAATATCTCGTGCTGGGCAGAGACGTTCTCGAAGGAGACGACGGACCGTACATCTTCCCAGTCGATGGGCTAGACCCGGATGGGCGGCTCAGTCTCGCGGACGTGGCCGTGACCGAGCCGTGGGCCTGCGTGGAGATGGCCTATCAACCCAGGCGCCGCCTCCACCCACTCCAGGGCGGACGCCTGTGGATTCATGGGGACAGTGCGGCGGGGTTTGTTCTTCCTGAACTTCCATGCGGCGAGGTGGTCCTGAGCGGCGCGGCGCGGGGCTATGCGAAAGCGCTGGGCGCGCAGGGCCATGCTGTCAGGATAGCCGAACTGGCAGACGTGTTGAGCAGTTCACAGACCTTCGACGACATCATCCTGCTGGACCCGGCGGATAGGCTGCCCGAACTTGCCCTGCCGCTCCTCTCGCGTGGTGGGCTGCTCAATCTGAGCGTCTCAGCGGACAACGCGCGGCGCTACGAAACCCAGGTGGACGCCAGCCGACTGCACTACGAACCGATCAGTCTGGTGGGTCAGGCCGGACCAGACGTCGGCGCGGCATACGGTGAACACCGATCCGACTTGCGCCCCGGCGGCACCCTGCTGATCCACGGTGCGGGCGGGGCGATGGGGCGGATGCACCTGGAACGCGCCCTGAGCCTGCCCGCGCCGCCCAGCACCATCGTCGCCACCAACCGGGGTGCGGCGCGGCTGCTGGAACTACAAACTTCCTTTGCGGGGCGGGCGGCAGAGCGGGGCCTCACGCTGAGGCTCATCAGCCCCGCACAGCAGCCGGGCCTTCTGGAGGAAGAAGCGCGGCGGCTGGGCGGGTTTGACGATGTGGTGGTGAACATTCCCAGCGTAACCGAGATGCAGTACGCGGCCAGTTTTCTGCGCCACGACGGGCTGCTGGCCCTCTTTGCAGGGATTCCAGAGGGCCAGCCCCTGCGCCTGCCGCTGGGAAACGTCGCCCGCTTCCGCGCCGAGTTCACCGGCACCAGCGGCTCCAGCCTGGCCGATCAGCGCCGGGTGATTCAAAAAACGCTATGCGGTGAGCTGGACGCCACATCGGTCATTGCGGCAGTGTGCGGCCTACGGGCGGCGCGGGAAGGGCTAGCCGCCGTGATGGACGGGCGTTACACCGGCAAGATCATCGTCTATCCGCCGCTGCTGGACCTGCCGCTGCTGGGGTTGGAGGGGTTGTCGGTGCTGGCCCCTACCGTCCACGCCCATCTCAACGCGGGCCGCTGGACGAAGGCCGCCGAGAAAGCCCTGTTCGCGCAGTTCGCACGGCCTGAGGTGCAGGAGGCGGTCCGGCCATGA
- a CDS encoding FGGY-family carbohydrate kinase, with translation MSAPLMLCLDLGTSVIKAGVLDTGGTVLALATTPTPMRQPAPGMAEQNAEGIYAGALRVLHEVVEQVPRRDIAALCVSGQMGGVMALDAAGGALSPWFPSTLDRRYQADLDGVWNAEQRWLPQRIGARPISAPRLRWWKREQPEMARQIARLSTLAGYVVGRLSAQTAEAAFIDPTYLTWFGLAHTARRDWDAELLAAFGVSPDQVPRIVAASDVVGHLSGAAAAQIGLRAGVPIFAGVGDSAAGFLGAGLSDPALALDIAGSYSVFTQYSRGYPADPSLTLQPIASPLGPDDWYALMYINGSGLTHRWFVEEFGGGDYAAMDARASALPPNRGLYFSPHALGRACPDTPALQGGWHGLTLAHRPAHLHRALLEAVAYEFSGAVRQLGTLSARPPLQQVRVMGGGAASMLWNGIKADVLNVPYLTPASTEVTLRGLALVAAQGLGLHHDLRAASNAAVQAEVVATPRPERHCEYAVLETEYHRWLSGYARLCEELRAAPALALSRKGGQE, from the coding sequence ATGAGCGCCCCGCTGATGTTGTGCCTGGATCTTGGGACCAGCGTGATCAAGGCGGGCGTGCTGGACACCGGGGGCACGGTGCTGGCCCTCGCCACCACGCCGACGCCGATGCGCCAGCCCGCGCCGGGGATGGCCGAGCAGAACGCGGAAGGAATCTACGCCGGAGCCTTGCGGGTCTTGCACGAGGTGGTGGAGCAGGTGCCCAGGCGCGATATTGCCGCCCTGTGCGTCTCCGGGCAGATGGGCGGCGTGATGGCGCTGGACGCGGCGGGAGGGGCGCTGTCGCCGTGGTTCCCCTCCACGCTGGACCGCCGCTATCAGGCTGATCTGGATGGGGTGTGGAACGCGGAGCAGCGCTGGCTGCCCCAGCGCATCGGGGCCAGACCGATCAGTGCGCCGCGTCTGCGCTGGTGGAAGCGCGAGCAGCCCGAGATGGCGCGGCAGATCGCCAGACTGTCCACGCTGGCGGGCTACGTCGTGGGGCGGCTCTCGGCCCAGACAGCGGAGGCCGCCTTCATAGACCCGACTTACCTGACGTGGTTTGGGCTGGCCCACACGGCCCGGCGGGACTGGGACGCGGAGTTGCTCGCGGCCTTTGGCGTCTCGCCGGACCAGGTGCCGCGCATCGTGGCGGCCAGCGACGTGGTTGGTCATCTGAGTGGGGCTGCCGCCGCTCAGATCGGGCTGCGGGCCGGGGTGCCGATCTTTGCCGGGGTGGGCGACTCGGCGGCGGGCTTTCTGGGCGCGGGCCTGAGTGATCCGGCCCTCGCCCTGGACATTGCCGGAAGCTACAGCGTCTTTACCCAGTATTCGCGTGGCTATCCCGCCGATCCCAGCCTCACGCTGCAACCCATCGCCAGCCCACTGGGGCCAGACGACTGGTACGCGCTGATGTACATCAACGGCAGCGGCCTGACGCACCGCTGGTTCGTGGAGGAATTCGGCGGCGGCGATTACGCGGCGATGGACGCGCGGGCCAGCGCCCTGCCCCCCAACCGGGGCCTGTACTTCTCGCCGCATGCGCTGGGCCGCGCCTGCCCGGACACGCCCGCCTTGCAGGGCGGCTGGCATGGCCTGACCCTGGCGCACCGTCCAGCCCACCTGCACCGCGCCCTGCTGGAGGCAGTGGCCTATGAATTCAGCGGCGCGGTACGGCAGCTCGGCACGCTCTCGGCGCGTCCTCCCTTGCAGCAGGTACGGGTCATGGGCGGCGGCGCGGCCAGCATGCTCTGGAACGGGATCAAGGCCGATGTGCTGAACGTCCCGTATCTGACGCCTGCCAGCACTGAAGTGACCCTGCGCGGTCTGGCGCTGGTGGCCGCGCAGGGACTGGGCCTGCACCACGACCTGCGTGCCGCTTCCAATGCCGCAGTACAGGCCGAAGTCGTCGCCACACCCAGACCTGAGCGTCACTGCGAATACGCCGTGCTGGAGACGGAATACCACCGCTGGCTGTCCGGGTATGCCCGGCTGTGTGAAGAGTTGAGGGCCGCGCCCGCCCTTGCGCTTTCCAGGAAGGGGGGTCAAGAATGA
- a CDS encoding GntR family transcriptional regulator encodes MSRMAPEAASPLYLQVKRDLREKMFSGELNPGDRVPSERELAERFQVSRMTARHALREMEAEGTLTRVQGSGSFISQPKLIENVVELASFTEDMERRGLTPSARLLNASLQKPDEVVRGVLHLNARQQVWQVNRLRFADGVPMALETMFLVADQFPTLGEQDLSGSIYRLLEEIYALKIGDATQTIEAVFPSAMETQMLCAPPQTALLRLKKLTRTQAGRPFEFVTALYRGDRYAFEATLSRTQASVTRCPPS; translated from the coding sequence ATGAGCCGTATGGCCCCCGAGGCAGCTTCCCCACTCTACCTGCAAGTCAAACGAGATCTCCGCGAAAAGATGTTCAGCGGGGAACTCAACCCCGGTGACCGGGTGCCCTCCGAGCGCGAGCTGGCCGAGCGTTTTCAGGTCAGCCGCATGACCGCCCGTCACGCCCTGCGCGAGATGGAAGCCGAGGGCACCCTGACGCGCGTGCAGGGATCGGGCAGCTTCATCAGTCAGCCCAAACTGATTGAGAATGTGGTGGAACTGGCCTCCTTTACCGAGGACATGGAGCGGCGCGGCCTGACGCCGAGCGCGCGGCTCCTCAACGCGTCGCTGCAAAAGCCGGATGAGGTGGTGCGCGGCGTGCTGCATCTCAACGCCCGCCAACAGGTCTGGCAGGTCAACCGCCTTCGCTTCGCCGACGGGGTGCCGATGGCGCTGGAAACGATGTTTCTGGTGGCTGATCAATTTCCCACCCTGGGCGAGCAGGACCTCAGCGGTTCCATCTACCGCCTGCTGGAAGAGATCTACGCCCTGAAGATCGGCGACGCCACCCAGACCATTGAGGCGGTCTTCCCCAGCGCCATGGAAACCCAGATGCTGTGTGCGCCACCCCAGACCGCCCTGCTGCGCCTGAAGAAACTGACGCGCACCCAGGCCGGCCGGCCCTTCGAGTTCGTGACAGCGCTCTACCGGGGAGACCGGTACGCCTTTGAAGCGACGCTGTCGCGCACACAGGCCAGCGTTACACGGTGTCCACCCTCCTGA
- a CDS encoding CPBP family intramembrane glutamic endopeptidase, with protein MNSMNGPQPTLKTHGFGERHPYWAIVLTTLVLAVLLGAAGTALYLMGSQPGAAGVVQQVQPVMLVYPFFTGWLAMMFFTRRQWRGVSPRPLPQFKVAQWSLFLVPLLVVIINLFSQHPALPQRMGYLVSLIALAGLVGFVEEGLYRGLFMKWLLPRGVVTAVLVSSVAFALTHALNLLGGQSLSATALQIAFSLLFGVVAALLRLRAASLLPLMLWHAAFDLVSFLGTAKHENLGLLALNIAVLALYAGWLTVGQPRNTTTVLRTQVGYS; from the coding sequence ATGAACAGCATGAACGGCCCACAGCCCACGCTCAAAACCCACGGTTTCGGCGAGCGTCACCCGTACTGGGCCATCGTCCTGACCACGCTGGTGCTGGCCGTCCTGCTGGGTGCAGCCGGGACCGCCCTGTACCTGATGGGTTCGCAGCCCGGCGCGGCGGGCGTCGTGCAACAGGTGCAGCCGGTCATGCTGGTCTATCCATTCTTCACCGGCTGGCTGGCCATGATGTTCTTCACCCGGCGGCAGTGGCGGGGTGTTTCACCCCGTCCATTGCCTCAGTTCAAGGTGGCGCAGTGGAGCCTGTTTCTGGTGCCGTTGCTGGTGGTCATCATCAATCTGTTCAGCCAGCATCCCGCACTGCCGCAGCGCATGGGTTACCTCGTTTCCCTGATCGCTCTGGCTGGACTGGTGGGGTTTGTCGAGGAAGGGCTGTACCGGGGCCTGTTTATGAAATGGCTGCTGCCGCGTGGCGTGGTGACGGCAGTGCTGGTGTCCTCCGTGGCTTTTGCTCTGACCCACGCCCTGAACCTGCTGGGTGGCCAGAGCCTGAGCGCGACGGCCTTACAGATCGCCTTCTCACTGCTGTTCGGCGTGGTGGCCGCCCTGCTGCGCCTGCGGGCCGCCTCGCTGCTGCCCTTAATGCTGTGGCACGCCGCCTTTGATCTGGTCAGCTTTCTGGGCACGGCGAAGCACGAGAATCTGGGGCTGCTGGCCCTGAATATCGCGGTGCTGGCCCTCTATGCAGGTTGGTTGACGGTGGGACAGCCCCGGAACACCACCACCGTTCTCCGCACTCAGGTTGGGTACTCGTAA
- a CDS encoding MerR family transcriptional regulator: protein MKMSELSSTSGVSTASIKYYLREGVMPAGQATGPRDADYDEGHVERLEIIRNLRDTAQLSIATVKRLMAAADDETVPTGQLVAMAHSSVLTKREITNQERELAAQLLTALNWTVPERSPVFGQLAHLLGILKQGQAPTDPEGLAPWLTAAEQVTQLELGLTRTQGSRALLVHDVVIGTYLSNQLLVTLHMAAQVNQAMKQFAG, encoded by the coding sequence ATGAAGATGTCCGAACTCTCCAGCACCAGCGGGGTCAGCACCGCCAGCATCAAGTACTACTTGCGTGAGGGGGTGATGCCTGCGGGTCAGGCCACTGGGCCGCGCGACGCCGACTATGACGAAGGCCATGTCGAACGACTGGAAATCATTCGCAACCTGCGGGATACGGCTCAGCTTTCGATTGCCACCGTCAAACGGCTAATGGCCGCCGCAGATGACGAGACCGTGCCCACTGGGCAACTGGTGGCAATGGCCCATTCTTCTGTTTTGACGAAACGAGAAATTACCAATCAGGAGCGAGAACTGGCGGCCCAACTCTTGACCGCGCTGAACTGGACGGTGCCGGAGCGCTCCCCAGTCTTCGGGCAATTGGCCCACTTGCTGGGCATTCTTAAGCAGGGACAGGCTCCGACGGACCCTGAAGGACTGGCCCCCTGGCTCACCGCCGCCGAGCAAGTGACACAGCTAGAACTCGGGCTGACGCGTACGCAGGGCAGCCGCGCGCTGCTGGTTCACGACGTGGTGATCGGGACGTACCTCAGCAATCAACTGCTGGTCACGCTGCACATGGCGGCGCAGGTCAATCAGGCCATGAAACAGTTTGCGGGCTGA
- a CDS encoding phosphotransferase family protein — protein sequence MSQDWRAALPELAPLLGRLHAGTPLILARVDALPTAQEDFALPFEAELRADLQSLHSLTPEVRPGLHQLRDLLGPHEPHLQTLMTRITKLQTATRARSHEFVVCHTDAHGGNVIRDVANQLWIIDWETARLAPREHDLWMLHARLPEVLPAYQAALG from the coding sequence CTGAGCCAAGACTGGCGAGCGGCCCTGCCTGAACTGGCCCCACTGCTAGGCCGCCTGCACGCCGGGACACCACTCATCCTAGCCCGTGTTGACGCGCTGCCCACGGCACAGGAAGACTTCGCTCTGCCCTTCGAGGCCGAACTGCGAGCGGATCTCCAGTCTCTGCATTCCCTGACTCCAGAGGTCCGCCCAGGTCTGCACCAACTCCGTGATTTGCTGGGACCACATGAGCCACACCTGCAAACGTTGATGACACGGATCACCAAACTTCAGACGGCAACCCGCGCCCGGTCCCATGAATTCGTCGTGTGCCACACCGACGCCCACGGCGGCAACGTCATACGGGACGTGGCCAACCAGTTGTGGATCATTGATTGGGAGACCGCACGGCTGGCCCCACGAGAGCATGACCTGTGGATGCTGCATGCCCGACTGCCGGAAGTTCTTCCGGCCTATCAGGCAGCGCTGGGATAG
- a CDS encoding aminopeptidase: MVGSPKLRVTALTSDGRNVPVMQDGKWV, encoded by the coding sequence ATGGTGGGTTCTCCAAAGTTGCGTGTCACGGCCTTGACGTCGGATGGACGCAATGTTCCCGTGATGCAGGATGGAAAGTGGGTCTGA
- a CDS encoding thiolase family protein yields MTLATHFKPTELQDRDVVIVSAVRTPIGAIRGALSTVRPDDLAAHIVKAAVERSGVSPDLIEEVILGCANQAGEDNRNVARMAALLAGLPDTVAGLTVNRLCASGLSAINTAARAIRNGDGDVYVAGGVESMTRAPLVMPKGAGAFQNGNVTVYDSTLGWRFPNPALAELFPLEAMGDTAENIVERSQGGAYVGGEITRADQDAFALESQQKAVAALNAGRFKDEIVPVEVKGRKGVTVFDTDEHPRYTREGDTFTLDTSADKLAGLKPAFRKGGSVTAGNASGLNDGAAALVLMSAGKAQELGIVPLARWVGGAAAGVEPRVMGLGPIPATRKVLERTGIQQEDLDLIELNEAFAAQGLAVIRELGLDPAKVNVNGGAIALGHPLGMSGARLIVALTHELRRREARYGLATLCVGVGQGEAAIIERLQG; encoded by the coding sequence ATGACCTTAGCAACCCACTTCAAACCCACCGAACTGCAAGACCGAGATGTCGTCATCGTTTCCGCCGTGCGCACGCCCATCGGGGCCATCCGGGGCGCGCTCTCCACAGTCCGCCCTGACGATCTGGCCGCGCACATTGTCAAGGCTGCCGTGGAACGCAGCGGCGTCAGTCCAGATCTGATCGAGGAAGTGATTCTGGGCTGCGCCAATCAGGCGGGCGAGGACAACCGCAACGTGGCCCGCATGGCCGCCCTGCTCGCGGGTCTTCCCGATACGGTGGCAGGGCTAACCGTGAACCGCCTGTGCGCCTCGGGCCTCTCGGCCATCAACACGGCGGCCCGGGCCATCCGCAATGGGGACGGCGACGTGTACGTGGCGGGCGGTGTGGAAAGCATGACCCGCGCGCCGCTGGTGATGCCCAAGGGGGCTGGCGCATTCCAGAACGGCAACGTGACGGTCTACGACAGCACGCTGGGCTGGCGGTTCCCGAATCCCGCGCTGGCCGAACTGTTTCCGCTTGAGGCGATGGGCGACACTGCCGAGAACATCGTGGAACGCAGCCAGGGCGGCGCGTATGTGGGCGGCGAGATCACCCGCGCCGATCAGGACGCCTTCGCGCTGGAGTCGCAGCAGAAGGCCGTGGCGGCGCTGAATGCCGGGCGGTTCAAGGATGAGATCGTACCTGTGGAAGTCAAGGGGAGAAAGGGCGTCACCGTTTTTGACACCGATGAGCATCCCCGGTACACGCGCGAGGGCGACACCTTCACGCTGGACACCTCCGCCGATAAGCTTGCGGGCCTGAAACCCGCTTTCCGCAAGGGTGGCAGCGTCACGGCGGGCAATGCCTCGGGCCTGAACGACGGTGCAGCGGCGCTGGTGCTGATGAGCGCGGGCAAGGCACAGGAACTGGGCATTGTGCCGCTGGCCCGCTGGGTAGGCGGCGCGGCGGCGGGTGTGGAGCCTCGTGTGATGGGTCTGGGACCGATTCCAGCCACGCGCAAGGTGCTGGAACGCACCGGAATCCAGCAGGAAGACCTGGACCTGATCGAACTCAACGAGGCCTTCGCCGCGCAGGGCTTGGCCGTGATCCGTGAGCTGGGACTGGACCCCGCAAAAGTGAACGTCAACGGCGGCGCGATTGCGCTGGGCCATCCGCTGGGCATGTCTGGGGCGAGGCTGATTGTGGCGCTGACCCATGAACTGCGGCGCAGGGAGGCCCGCTATGGTCTGGCCACCCTGTGCGTGGGTGTCGGTCAGGGAGAAGCGGCCATCATCGAGCGGCTCCAGGGATGA
- a CDS encoding 3-oxoacid CoA-transferase → MKAVPIISAEEAAAMVKSGDTLLVGGFGMTGNPVHLVHALAETQTCDLTFIGNNVGEAGLSGGRLLRNGQLKKAIGSFFTSNREAVAAAQDGSLEVQLIPQGTLAEALRAGGAGIGGFYTPTAAGTVIAGDADVRVLDGKEMVFVPALCGDVALIRAWRADRAGNLQYRLTEQNFNPAMATAAHLVIVEAEEIVDVGEIAPEHVHTPGLYVDYLVQATLTLVDLGSSADVKGGAKRIDEARMNMARRALQELRSGDVVNLGIGIPTLVADLITPEMNINLHTENGMLGVGPAPEGGGAMEYPVNAGKIPVTALPGASYFDSAASFGMIRGGHVDVAVMGGLQVDAAGNLANWAVPGKPLLGVGGAMDLASGARRLIVTMTHTDPDGTPKIVSDCTLPLTSKGAVDLVITDKAVFEFADGQLILTELMPGATLEEVRNSTGAAFVERLA, encoded by the coding sequence ATGAAGGCCGTCCCCATTATTTCCGCCGAGGAAGCCGCCGCAATGGTGAAATCTGGCGACACGTTGCTGGTGGGCGGGTTCGGCATGACCGGCAACCCGGTGCATCTGGTTCATGCGTTGGCCGAAACCCAGACCTGTGACCTGACCTTTATCGGCAACAACGTGGGTGAGGCGGGATTGAGCGGGGGCCGCCTGCTGCGGAACGGGCAGTTGAAAAAGGCCATCGGCTCGTTCTTCACCAGCAACCGGGAGGCGGTGGCAGCGGCGCAGGACGGCTCGCTGGAGGTGCAACTGATTCCGCAGGGCACATTGGCCGAGGCACTACGGGCAGGCGGGGCGGGCATCGGCGGCTTCTACACGCCCACCGCTGCTGGAACCGTGATCGCCGGAGACGCGGACGTGCGCGTATTAGATGGTAAGGAGATGGTTTTCGTCCCAGCTCTATGCGGCGATGTGGCCCTGATCCGCGCCTGGCGGGCCGATAGAGCGGGCAACCTGCAATACCGCCTGACCGAGCAGAACTTCAACCCGGCGATGGCGACGGCGGCCCATCTGGTGATCGTGGAGGCCGAGGAGATCGTGGACGTGGGCGAGATTGCCCCCGAACACGTCCACACCCCTGGCCTGTATGTGGATTATCTGGTGCAGGCCACCCTGACCCTGGTGGACCTGGGCAGCAGTGCAGATGTGAAGGGCGGCGCCAAGCGTATAGACGAGGCCCGAATGAACATGGCCCGCCGCGCTTTGCAGGAGTTGCGATCCGGCGACGTGGTGAATCTGGGCATCGGGATTCCCACGCTGGTGGCGGACCTGATCACGCCGGAGATGAATATCAACCTGCACACTGAAAACGGCATGCTGGGGGTTGGCCCAGCGCCGGAAGGCGGGGGCGCGATGGAGTATCCGGTCAATGCGGGTAAGATTCCGGTCACGGCGCTTCCGGGCGCGAGCTACTTCGATTCTGCCGCGTCGTTTGGCATGATCCGGGGCGGGCATGTGGACGTGGCGGTGATGGGCGGGTTGCAGGTGGACGCGGCAGGCAATCTGGCAAACTGGGCCGTGCCGGGCAAACCGCTGCTGGGCGTGGGCGGCGCGATGGATCTGGCCAGTGGCGCGCGGCGGCTGATCGTGACCATGACGCACACGGACCCGGACGGCACGCCGAAGATCGTCTCGGACTGCACGTTGCCGCTGACTTCGAAGGGCGCGGTGGATCTGGTCATCACCGACAAAGCTGTGTTTGAGTTCGCGGACGGACAGCTCATTCTGACTGAACTGATGCCGGGTGCGACACTTGAAGAAGTGCGGAACTCGACTGGCGCAGCATTTGTGGAGCGGCTGGCCTGA
- a CDS encoding ParA family protein produces MKTLTLFNHAGGVMKSSLTRDVGFTLAQAGQRVLLVDLDPQANLTDWLGVSGVTREQTVYDTASRGDPLPPPAEVHGLHLIPSDVSLALAEGQMMGVVGAHLHLRQALLDVADRYDVVLIDSPPSLGQLSILGALAADHLIVPVPTRQKGMNALAGLSEAMATYRKLRPDLTVALYVPTLYDSRRSHDREAYAALQGLLSPLASPIADRGAVWNDSSSAGQPVGVYAPGSPVHRDVLTVTAEIARAVGLPVQIPGVGA; encoded by the coding sequence ATGAAGACACTCACGCTGTTTAACCACGCTGGTGGGGTCATGAAATCCAGCCTGACCCGCGACGTGGGTTTCACGCTGGCGCAGGCCGGACAGCGGGTGCTGCTGGTGGACCTCGATCCGCAGGCCAACCTGACCGACTGGCTGGGGGTCAGCGGAGTGACGCGCGAGCAGACCGTGTATGACACGGCCTCGCGCGGCGATCCCTTGCCCCCACCCGCCGAGGTCCACGGCCTGCATCTGATTCCCAGCGACGTTTCTCTGGCGCTGGCCGAGGGGCAGATGATGGGCGTGGTGGGCGCGCATCTGCATCTGCGTCAGGCGCTGCTGGACGTGGCGGACCGCTACGACGTGGTGCTGATCGACAGCCCGCCCAGTCTGGGGCAGCTCTCGATTCTGGGGGCATTGGCTGCCGATCACCTGATCGTGCCAGTCCCGACGCGCCAGAAAGGCATGAACGCTTTAGCTGGTCTGTCCGAGGCGATGGCCACCTACCGCAAGCTGCGCCCGGACCTGACGGTGGCGCTGTACGTGCCCACCCTCTACGACTCCCGGCGCTCGCATGACCGGGAGGCTTATGCGGCCTTACAGGGCCTGCTTTCCCCTCTTGCCAGCCCGATTGCAGACCGGGGGGCAGTGTGGAACGACAGTTCCAGCGCGGGGCAGCCAGTGGGCGTGTATGCGCCGGGTTCGCCGGTCCACCGCGACGTGCTGACAGTCACGGCGGAAATTGCGCGGGCGGTGGGTCTCCCGGTCCAGATTCCCGGAGTCGGGGCATGA
- a CDS encoding ParB/RepB/Spo0J family partition protein yields the protein MTRKTRPVIGARLSGLVEGMDSLSQPAATTLPLTRLQPGQFQPRSYFDPASLDELTRSVKEQGVLQPLLVRPLGGGNFEIVAGERRWRAAQQAGLSEVPVLIRTLGDTEARMAAAVENLQRENLNVIEEVRARLQVAAATLDVPETEAVARMFALDRHPESEPELMARLDTAFGALGGETWRSFIRNRAAVLNLSDDVQDAVRAGLDYRKALIIGRVKQAEDRAELIAQAQAGATVQQLRDAVSPKGVTGGHWKSLARRLGDPKTLGRLDVRKRERAEKLLRQLEALLTDSD from the coding sequence ATGACCCGCAAGACCCGTCCAGTCATCGGGGCGCGGCTGAGCGGACTGGTGGAGGGGATGGATTCCCTGAGCCAGCCTGCCGCCACCACGCTGCCGCTGACCCGCTTGCAGCCCGGCCAGTTTCAGCCCCGCAGTTATTTTGATCCTGCCAGCCTGGACGAGCTGACGCGCAGCGTCAAGGAGCAGGGTGTTCTCCAGCCCTTGCTGGTCCGGCCCCTAGGCGGGGGAAATTTCGAGATCGTGGCGGGCGAGCGGCGCTGGCGGGCGGCGCAGCAGGCGGGCCTGAGCGAGGTGCCAGTGCTGATCCGTACCCTCGGCGACACCGAGGCGCGCATGGCCGCCGCCGTGGAGAACTTGCAACGCGAGAACCTGAACGTAATCGAGGAGGTGCGCGCCCGCTTGCAAGTGGCCGCCGCCACCCTGGACGTGCCAGAAACGGAGGCTGTGGCCCGCATGTTTGCGCTGGACCGTCACCCGGAGTCGGAACCGGAATTGATGGCACGGCTGGATACCGCTTTTGGCGCACTCGGCGGCGAAACCTGGCGCAGCTTCATCCGCAACCGCGCCGCCGTCCTGAATCTTTCAGATGATGTTCAGGACGCCGTGCGAGCGGGTCTCGACTACCGCAAGGCACTGATCATCGGACGGGTGAAACAGGCCGAAGATCGGGCTGAATTGATTGCCCAGGCCCAGGCAGGGGCCACCGTTCAGCAACTGCGGGATGCAGTCAGCCCGAAGGGGGTGACGGGTGGCCACTGGAAATCGCTGGCCCGCCGTCTGGGCGACCCAAAAACGCTGGGACGGCTTGACGTCAGGAAGCGGGAGCGGGCTGAGAAGCTGTTGCGTCAGCTTGAAGCGCTGCTGACCGACTCCGACTGA